One genomic segment of Fervidobacterium pennivorans includes these proteins:
- a CDS encoding ABC transporter substrate-binding protein, giving the protein MSILVSLLVLAVVSFAFDPTIYVSAGVGEPDTLDIHQAYDTVSGEVIYNVYESLIAYKGSSLTEFEPRLATQVPSVKNGLIRDGGKTYVFPIRKGVKFHNGATLTPEDVEYSFERGLLYDPAGGPMWMLWNAIFGVNSLNEMIQKYVGKPVSEVFKDGEPLPEYKDKIVQMYKEVIDPAIEVEGDNVVFRLARPYGPFLTIMAHTVGWSAVLDKETSIKMGLWDGKPDTWWKYRNIAKEKSPLYAIAIGTGPYRLVEWDRTNRKVVLEAFKDYWRGEPRLKKVILLTVSEWGTRKLMLEKGDADDIAVVLEYLDQIRGNKDIQIIDNIPSMSVTVVGFSWSVSPNSKYIGSGKWDGNGMPPDFFSNINARKAISYVINYDAVIRDVLKGYGTRIPAALPNGLLGFDPTLPLYKFNLTEARKALEKAWDGKALKIGLKFTIAYNTGNLMRQRIAEMIKTYLEMIAPGKIKVDIAALNWPSYLDAMRKAELPMPIFNWLADFPDPDNFIFTFYHSAGTYAPRQGDNFKKFVSTPRKELGGKSLDELIEMARNSSDPEERAKLYVQIQKFAIDNYISIPVYQPVGVRAQRAWVKGWYPNPMRPGNDYFELYKQQ; this is encoded by the coding sequence ATGTCTATACTGGTGAGTCTGTTAGTTCTTGCGGTTGTTAGTTTTGCATTTGACCCAACTATCTATGTTTCAGCAGGTGTTGGTGAACCAGATACACTTGATATTCACCAAGCGTATGATACTGTCAGCGGAGAAGTTATTTACAACGTCTACGAAAGCCTTATCGCTTATAAAGGTAGTAGTTTGACAGAATTCGAACCAAGGTTAGCGACACAAGTTCCAAGCGTTAAGAACGGACTTATAAGAGACGGTGGAAAGACGTACGTGTTTCCTATAAGGAAAGGAGTTAAGTTTCATAACGGTGCAACGTTGACACCAGAAGATGTTGAATACTCTTTTGAAAGGGGATTGCTTTACGATCCTGCTGGTGGTCCAATGTGGATGCTTTGGAACGCTATTTTCGGTGTTAACTCACTCAACGAGATGATACAAAAGTATGTTGGAAAACCTGTTTCTGAGGTATTCAAAGATGGTGAGCCACTGCCCGAATACAAGGACAAGATAGTTCAAATGTACAAAGAAGTTATAGACCCAGCTATCGAGGTTGAAGGGGACAATGTAGTGTTCAGACTTGCAAGACCATATGGTCCATTCCTCACAATAATGGCACACACAGTTGGATGGTCGGCTGTGCTTGACAAAGAAACATCTATTAAGATGGGACTCTGGGATGGAAAACCGGATACTTGGTGGAAGTACAGAAACATAGCTAAAGAAAAGTCACCATTGTACGCGATAGCGATTGGAACAGGTCCATACAGACTTGTGGAATGGGACAGAACAAACAGAAAAGTTGTTCTTGAAGCATTCAAAGACTACTGGCGTGGCGAACCAAGACTTAAGAAGGTTATTCTTCTCACTGTTAGTGAGTGGGGTACAAGAAAACTTATGCTTGAAAAAGGCGATGCTGACGATATTGCCGTTGTTCTTGAATATCTTGACCAGATAAGAGGGAACAAGGACATACAAATTATAGACAATATTCCATCTATGTCAGTCACCGTTGTGGGATTCTCCTGGTCAGTTTCGCCAAACAGCAAATACATAGGTAGTGGAAAATGGGACGGGAACGGAATGCCTCCAGACTTTTTCAGCAACATCAACGCGAGAAAAGCGATATCCTATGTCATCAACTATGATGCAGTGATTAGGGATGTTCTAAAAGGATACGGAACAAGAATTCCCGCGGCATTGCCCAATGGACTCTTAGGATTTGACCCAACATTGCCACTTTACAAATTCAACTTAACTGAGGCAAGAAAAGCACTTGAAAAAGCATGGGACGGGAAAGCCTTAAAGATAGGCCTTAAGTTTACGATAGCATACAACACTGGAAACTTGATGAGGCAAAGAATAGCTGAAATGATTAAGACGTATCTTGAGATGATAGCTCCTGGCAAAATCAAAGTTGATATAGCAGCACTTAACTGGCCAAGTTACCTCGATGCCATGAGAAAAGCTGAACTTCCAATGCCAATCTTCAACTGGCTTGCTGATTTCCCAGACCCGGATAACTTCATATTCACGTTCTACCACTCTGCTGGAACGTATGCACCAAGGCAGGGAGATAACTTTAAGAAATTTGTCAGTACACCAAGAAAAGAGCTTGGAGGTAAGAGCTTGGATGAGCTCATAGAAATGGCGAGAAATTCATCTGACCCAGAAGAGCGAGCGAAGCTGTATGTGCAGATACAAAAATTCGCTATAGATAACTACATCAGTATCCCTGTTTATCAGCCAGTTGGTGTAAGGGCTCAGAGGGCTTGGGTCAAAGGTTGGTATCCAAATCCGATGAGGCCCGGTAACGATTACTTCGAACTTTACAAACAGCAATAA
- a CDS encoding IS1/IS1595 family N-terminal zinc-binding domain-containing protein, giving the protein MNNSTLSCPKCGSTSLYKNGHDKYGNQQFLCKACHHSFKLSHSHKHKNFPFPYPKCTSCGKSKVFV; this is encoded by the coding sequence ATGAACAACTCAACACTCTCTTGTCCCAAATGCGGTTCCACCAGCTTGTACAAAAACGGTCATGACAAATACGGTAACCAACAATTCCTTTGCAAAGCCTGCCATCATTCTTTCAAACTTTCCCATTCTCACAAACACAAAAACTTCCCTTTCCCTTATCCCAAATGCACTTCTTGTGGTAAATCTAAGGTTTTTGTGTAG
- a CDS encoding endonuclease III domain-containing protein: protein MKLENMYETLRNIHGPQGKWWPGSEEEIIVSAVLTQNTNWKNVEKALENIKKDCKNNILHCLAKMSTQQISFLIKPAGFFNIKAQRLKNLLTWLKNYDFDLEKIKTKNIEEIRKELLSIKGIGKETADSIILYALELPIFVIDAYTKRLLNRLLGIKLKEYDQYRLLFETTYPKDVALYREFHGLIVEHAKMFCRTKPLCELCPIDSCRYKNAKD from the coding sequence ATGAAATTGGAGAATATGTATGAAACGCTAAGAAACATACACGGTCCTCAAGGCAAATGGTGGCCAGGCTCAGAAGAAGAAATTATAGTTTCGGCAGTACTGACGCAGAATACTAATTGGAAGAATGTTGAAAAGGCACTTGAGAACATTAAAAAAGATTGTAAAAACAATATTCTACATTGCCTGGCAAAAATGAGCACCCAGCAGATATCTTTTTTGATAAAACCTGCAGGCTTTTTCAATATTAAAGCCCAAAGATTGAAAAACCTTTTAACGTGGCTAAAAAACTACGATTTTGATTTAGAGAAAATCAAAACAAAAAACATCGAAGAGATAAGAAAGGAGCTTCTGTCCATAAAAGGAATTGGGAAGGAAACTGCGGATTCTATAATACTTTACGCATTAGAGTTACCCATTTTCGTTATAGACGCTTACACAAAAAGGTTACTTAACAGGCTTTTAGGCATCAAATTAAAAGAATACGACCAGTACAGATTACTTTTTGAAACAACATATCCCAAAGATGTTGCACTCTATCGAGAATTCCATGGGCTTATAGTTGAACACGCCAAGATGTTTTGTAGAACCAAACCTTTGTGTGAATTATGTCCTATTGACTCTTGCCGATACAAAAATGCTAAAGATTAA
- a CDS encoding L-Ala-D/L-Glu epimerase: MGKIKSVKFKLNRFEYVKPFHITNNISYDTQNIEVIIELENGIIGRGEASPSFRVNGEKIQALLGLEPVVNEMIIGMDVRNYRQIFDVTDKLFGAPSIKAAVQYAVLDAFSEEIGVPVYQILGGMKTKIETDYTVSIGTIEERVEDVKKIVERGHSVIKIKVGENLEEDIQAMMAIYEVSKGCKYIVDANTGYTPKQAVKFVTELYRAGIDIHVFEQPVAMHDIEGLKYVRWNSPFPVAADESARTKYEVMRLIKEEAVDYINIKLMKSGISDALAIVEMVRAANQRLMLGCMAESSLGVNQSVHFALGTGAFDFHDLDSPLMLKETEFRGKYKVDVPYYYV, encoded by the coding sequence GTGGGAAAAATCAAATCGGTAAAGTTTAAGTTGAACCGTTTTGAATACGTTAAGCCATTTCATATCACAAACAACATTTCATATGACACGCAGAACATTGAGGTTATCATCGAGCTTGAAAACGGTATCATAGGTCGTGGGGAAGCATCGCCATCATTTAGGGTAAACGGTGAAAAGATACAGGCACTCTTGGGGTTAGAACCTGTTGTAAATGAAATGATTATTGGAATGGATGTTAGAAATTACCGCCAGATATTCGATGTGACCGACAAACTTTTTGGTGCACCAAGTATCAAAGCTGCAGTGCAGTATGCAGTTCTTGATGCATTTAGTGAAGAAATTGGCGTTCCGGTTTATCAAATACTCGGTGGTATGAAGACGAAAATAGAGACGGATTATACAGTAAGCATAGGGACTATTGAAGAGAGAGTGGAGGATGTAAAAAAGATTGTAGAGCGTGGGCACAGCGTGATAAAGATAAAGGTGGGAGAAAACCTTGAAGAAGATATCCAAGCGATGATGGCAATTTATGAAGTTTCAAAAGGGTGCAAGTATATAGTTGATGCCAACACAGGTTATACACCAAAACAAGCGGTGAAATTTGTTACCGAGTTATACCGTGCAGGGATAGACATACATGTTTTTGAACAACCAGTCGCAATGCACGATATTGAAGGGCTTAAATACGTAAGATGGAACTCACCTTTCCCTGTTGCAGCCGACGAAAGTGCTAGGACAAAATACGAAGTAATGAGATTGATTAAAGAAGAAGCGGTGGATTACATAAACATCAAGCTTATGAAATCTGGTATTAGCGATGCACTTGCGATTGTTGAGATGGTGAGAGCTGCAAATCAGAGATTAATGCTTGGTTGCATGGCGGAATCAAGTCTTGGAGTGAATCAGAGTGTCCATTTTGCACTTGGGACCGGGGCGTTTGACTTCCATGATTTAGATAGTCCTTTGATGCTTAAAGAAACGGAATTCAGAGGTAAGTATAAAGTTGATGTACCATATTATTATGTGTAA
- a CDS encoding ABC transporter ATP-binding protein, producing MLEILDLHVHYGGIHAIKGISMKVEEGQIISLIGANGAGKSTTLRTICGLKEATRGSIKYKGVELTKLDTSEIVKLGVTMVPEGRRVFSNLTVYENLLAGAYLRKDKEGIKKDIEYVFDLFPRLRERINQRAGTLSGGEQQMLAIGRALMSRPKLLLLDEPSLGLAPVLVKEVFQMIKKIHSEGVTILLVEQNAYEALKLCDYGYVLETGRIVLQGTGKELLEDERVRKAYLGG from the coding sequence ATGCTTGAGATATTAGACCTCCATGTCCATTACGGTGGTATCCATGCGATAAAAGGAATTTCGATGAAAGTTGAGGAAGGTCAAATTATATCGCTTATCGGCGCTAACGGAGCCGGTAAGTCAACAACGTTAAGAACTATTTGCGGTCTAAAAGAGGCAACGAGGGGCAGTATCAAGTACAAAGGTGTTGAACTTACAAAGCTTGATACAAGTGAAATCGTTAAACTCGGGGTAACGATGGTTCCAGAAGGAAGACGCGTGTTCTCAAATCTAACTGTTTACGAAAATTTGCTTGCTGGTGCTTACCTAAGAAAAGATAAAGAGGGTATAAAAAAGGACATCGAATACGTCTTTGACCTCTTCCCAAGATTAAGAGAAAGAATCAACCAGCGTGCAGGAACACTATCTGGTGGGGAGCAACAGATGCTTGCAATAGGTAGAGCCTTAATGTCGCGCCCAAAATTACTCCTATTGGACGAACCATCCCTAGGTCTCGCACCAGTATTGGTTAAGGAAGTTTTCCAAATGATTAAAAAAATACACAGCGAAGGGGTTACTATACTGCTTGTTGAACAAAATGCCTATGAAGCATTGAAGCTATGCGATTATGGCTATGTACTTGAAACAGGTCGAATTGTTTTGCAAGGCACAGGTAAAGAACTGTTGGAAGACGAGAGAGTGAGAAAGGCATACCTTGGAGGGTAA